In the Vitis vinifera cultivar Pinot Noir 40024 chromosome 2, ASM3070453v1 genome, one interval contains:
- the LOC100257104 gene encoding G-box-binding factor 3 isoform X2, which translates to MGKSEAEMSSKSDKISSSAETNIHLLNPDWASIQAYYGSGVPLLAPHFNSAVPGSHFPYPYVWAPSQSYSPSDTLISQPLIPPYGVPYTAIYSHEGVHAHPAVPLVATPLSKKAPSRSSVDMDQGVRKKFKRLDGLAVPVGNVSTEDDAGGSVYEVSQSVKHGIDGSTDGSDGNTGAFLPQRNSGSEGILSTDNDGNFHRFAGSLSEGEAYAASHKVSVNSVAPTNVAGKSVRPLNRNEEIHAACVASSTSAGSPFEVCQQDERQLKRERRKQANRESAKKSRLRKQAENEELRMRYETLNEENKALKFEISKLTEHLDKVRLENTALREKLKNKQQLELQGEMAPYKIEADLILPDSPEEVYKLNDSNSLNQNVQMECGIQENPNSETKLHQLLKSNSRTDAIVAG; encoded by the exons ATGGGAAAAAGTGAAGCTGAGATGTCTTCTAAATCTGATAAAATATCCTCCTCTGCAGAG ACCAACATCCATCTTCTCAACCCTGACTGGGCATCTATACAG GCATACTATGGATCTGGAGTCCCTCTTCTGGCACCACATTTCAACTCTGCAGTCCCGGGCAGTCATTTTCCTTATCCATATGTATGGGCTCCATCTCAG AGTTATTCTCCATCTGACACATTGATATCTCAGCCACTGATTCCACCTTATGGGGTGCCCTACACGGCAATCTACTCACATGAAGGTGTTCATGCACATCCTGCAGTTCCTCTT GTTGCAACTCCATTAAGCAAAAAAGCTCCTTCTAGATCATCAGTGGACATGGATCAAGGCGTTAGAAAGAAGTTTAAAAGATTGGATGGGCTGGCAGTACCTGTAGGCAATGTTAGCACTGAGGACGATGCCGGAGGCTCAGTCTATGAGGTGTCACAGAG TGTGAAACATGGTATTGATGGTTCTACTGATGGAAGTGATGGAAACACTGGA GCATTCCTACCCCAGAGGAATAGCGGTTCTGAGGGCATCCTTTCTACTG ACAATGATGGGAACTTCCATAGGTTTGCTGGTTCCTTATCTGAAGGAGAAGCATATGCAGCTTCCCACAAGGTTTCTGTGAACTCTGTGGCCCCTACAAATGTTGCAGGAAAATCTGTCAGACCCCTTAATAGAAATGAAGAAATTCATGCAGCTTGTGTTGCTTCTAGCACTAGTGCAGGGTCACCTTTTGAAGTCTGTCAACAG GATGAACGGCAGCTGAAGCGAGAGAGGAGGAAACAGGCTAATAGAGAATCTGCTAAGAAGTCCAGGTTGAGGAAGCAG GCTGAAAATGAGGAACTGAGAATGAGATACGAAACCCTGAATGAGGAGAATAAGGCACTGAAGTTTGAAATAAGCAAGCTAACAGAGCATTTGGACAAAGTGAGGCTAGAAAATACTGCATTACGG GAGAAGCTGAAAAATAAACAGCAGCTTGAACTGCAAGGAGAGATGGCTCCATATAAGATTGAGGCTGATTTGATCCTTCCTGACAGTCCTGAGGAGGTATATAAGCTGAATGACTCCAACTCTCTTAACCAAAATGTGCAGATGGAATGTGGGATCCAAGAGAACCCAAATTCTGAAACCAAGCTCCATCAGTTATTGAAATCAAACTCTAGGACAGATGCAATTGTGGCAGGCTGA
- the LOC100257104 gene encoding G-box-binding factor 3 isoform X1 yields MGKSEAEMSSKSDKISSSAEEQTNIHLLNPDWASIQAYYGSGVPLLAPHFNSAVPGSHFPYPYVWAPSQSYSPSDTLISQPLIPPYGVPYTAIYSHEGVHAHPAVPLVATPLSKKAPSRSSVDMDQGVRKKFKRLDGLAVPVGNVSTEDDAGGSVYEVSQSVKHGIDGSTDGSDGNTGAFLPQRNSGSEGILSTDNDGNFHRFAGSLSEGEAYAASHKVSVNSVAPTNVAGKSVRPLNRNEEIHAACVASSTSAGSPFEVCQQDERQLKRERRKQANRESAKKSRLRKQAENEELRMRYETLNEENKALKFEISKLTEHLDKVRLENTALREKLKNKQQLELQGEMAPYKIEADLILPDSPEEVYKLNDSNSLNQNVQMECGIQENPNSETKLHQLLKSNSRTDAIVAG; encoded by the exons ATGGGAAAAAGTGAAGCTGAGATGTCTTCTAAATCTGATAAAATATCCTCCTCTGCAGAG GAACAGACCAACATCCATCTTCTCAACCCTGACTGGGCATCTATACAG GCATACTATGGATCTGGAGTCCCTCTTCTGGCACCACATTTCAACTCTGCAGTCCCGGGCAGTCATTTTCCTTATCCATATGTATGGGCTCCATCTCAG AGTTATTCTCCATCTGACACATTGATATCTCAGCCACTGATTCCACCTTATGGGGTGCCCTACACGGCAATCTACTCACATGAAGGTGTTCATGCACATCCTGCAGTTCCTCTT GTTGCAACTCCATTAAGCAAAAAAGCTCCTTCTAGATCATCAGTGGACATGGATCAAGGCGTTAGAAAGAAGTTTAAAAGATTGGATGGGCTGGCAGTACCTGTAGGCAATGTTAGCACTGAGGACGATGCCGGAGGCTCAGTCTATGAGGTGTCACAGAG TGTGAAACATGGTATTGATGGTTCTACTGATGGAAGTGATGGAAACACTGGA GCATTCCTACCCCAGAGGAATAGCGGTTCTGAGGGCATCCTTTCTACTG ACAATGATGGGAACTTCCATAGGTTTGCTGGTTCCTTATCTGAAGGAGAAGCATATGCAGCTTCCCACAAGGTTTCTGTGAACTCTGTGGCCCCTACAAATGTTGCAGGAAAATCTGTCAGACCCCTTAATAGAAATGAAGAAATTCATGCAGCTTGTGTTGCTTCTAGCACTAGTGCAGGGTCACCTTTTGAAGTCTGTCAACAG GATGAACGGCAGCTGAAGCGAGAGAGGAGGAAACAGGCTAATAGAGAATCTGCTAAGAAGTCCAGGTTGAGGAAGCAG GCTGAAAATGAGGAACTGAGAATGAGATACGAAACCCTGAATGAGGAGAATAAGGCACTGAAGTTTGAAATAAGCAAGCTAACAGAGCATTTGGACAAAGTGAGGCTAGAAAATACTGCATTACGG GAGAAGCTGAAAAATAAACAGCAGCTTGAACTGCAAGGAGAGATGGCTCCATATAAGATTGAGGCTGATTTGATCCTTCCTGACAGTCCTGAGGAGGTATATAAGCTGAATGACTCCAACTCTCTTAACCAAAATGTGCAGATGGAATGTGGGATCCAAGAGAACCCAAATTCTGAAACCAAGCTCCATCAGTTATTGAAATCAAACTCTAGGACAGATGCAATTGTGGCAGGCTGA
- the LOC100257104 gene encoding common plant regulatory factor 1 isoform X3 has translation MGKSEAEMSSKSDKISSSAEEQTNIHLLNPDWASIQAYYGSGVPLLAPHFNSAVPGSHFPYPYVWAPSQPLIPPYGVPYTAIYSHEGVHAHPAVPLVATPLSKKAPSRSSVDMDQGVRKKFKRLDGLAVPVGNVSTEDDAGGSVYEVSQSVKHGIDGSTDGSDGNTGAFLPQRNSGSEGILSTDNDGNFHRFAGSLSEGEAYAASHKVSVNSVAPTNVAGKSVRPLNRNEEIHAACVASSTSAGSPFEVCQQDERQLKRERRKQANRESAKKSRLRKQAENEELRMRYETLNEENKALKFEISKLTEHLDKVRLENTALREKLKNKQQLELQGEMAPYKIEADLILPDSPEEVYKLNDSNSLNQNVQMECGIQENPNSETKLHQLLKSNSRTDAIVAG, from the exons ATGGGAAAAAGTGAAGCTGAGATGTCTTCTAAATCTGATAAAATATCCTCCTCTGCAGAG GAACAGACCAACATCCATCTTCTCAACCCTGACTGGGCATCTATACAG GCATACTATGGATCTGGAGTCCCTCTTCTGGCACCACATTTCAACTCTGCAGTCCCGGGCAGTCATTTTCCTTATCCATATGTATGGGCTCCATCTCAG CCACTGATTCCACCTTATGGGGTGCCCTACACGGCAATCTACTCACATGAAGGTGTTCATGCACATCCTGCAGTTCCTCTT GTTGCAACTCCATTAAGCAAAAAAGCTCCTTCTAGATCATCAGTGGACATGGATCAAGGCGTTAGAAAGAAGTTTAAAAGATTGGATGGGCTGGCAGTACCTGTAGGCAATGTTAGCACTGAGGACGATGCCGGAGGCTCAGTCTATGAGGTGTCACAGAG TGTGAAACATGGTATTGATGGTTCTACTGATGGAAGTGATGGAAACACTGGA GCATTCCTACCCCAGAGGAATAGCGGTTCTGAGGGCATCCTTTCTACTG ACAATGATGGGAACTTCCATAGGTTTGCTGGTTCCTTATCTGAAGGAGAAGCATATGCAGCTTCCCACAAGGTTTCTGTGAACTCTGTGGCCCCTACAAATGTTGCAGGAAAATCTGTCAGACCCCTTAATAGAAATGAAGAAATTCATGCAGCTTGTGTTGCTTCTAGCACTAGTGCAGGGTCACCTTTTGAAGTCTGTCAACAG GATGAACGGCAGCTGAAGCGAGAGAGGAGGAAACAGGCTAATAGAGAATCTGCTAAGAAGTCCAGGTTGAGGAAGCAG GCTGAAAATGAGGAACTGAGAATGAGATACGAAACCCTGAATGAGGAGAATAAGGCACTGAAGTTTGAAATAAGCAAGCTAACAGAGCATTTGGACAAAGTGAGGCTAGAAAATACTGCATTACGG GAGAAGCTGAAAAATAAACAGCAGCTTGAACTGCAAGGAGAGATGGCTCCATATAAGATTGAGGCTGATTTGATCCTTCCTGACAGTCCTGAGGAGGTATATAAGCTGAATGACTCCAACTCTCTTAACCAAAATGTGCAGATGGAATGTGGGATCCAAGAGAACCCAAATTCTGAAACCAAGCTCCATCAGTTATTGAAATCAAACTCTAGGACAGATGCAATTGTGGCAGGCTGA
- the LOC100257104 gene encoding common plant regulatory factor 1 isoform X4, with protein sequence MGKSEAEMSSKSDKISSSAETNIHLLNPDWASIQAYYGSGVPLLAPHFNSAVPGSHFPYPYVWAPSQPLIPPYGVPYTAIYSHEGVHAHPAVPLVATPLSKKAPSRSSVDMDQGVRKKFKRLDGLAVPVGNVSTEDDAGGSVYEVSQSVKHGIDGSTDGSDGNTGAFLPQRNSGSEGILSTDNDGNFHRFAGSLSEGEAYAASHKVSVNSVAPTNVAGKSVRPLNRNEEIHAACVASSTSAGSPFEVCQQDERQLKRERRKQANRESAKKSRLRKQAENEELRMRYETLNEENKALKFEISKLTEHLDKVRLENTALREKLKNKQQLELQGEMAPYKIEADLILPDSPEEVYKLNDSNSLNQNVQMECGIQENPNSETKLHQLLKSNSRTDAIVAG encoded by the exons ATGGGAAAAAGTGAAGCTGAGATGTCTTCTAAATCTGATAAAATATCCTCCTCTGCAGAG ACCAACATCCATCTTCTCAACCCTGACTGGGCATCTATACAG GCATACTATGGATCTGGAGTCCCTCTTCTGGCACCACATTTCAACTCTGCAGTCCCGGGCAGTCATTTTCCTTATCCATATGTATGGGCTCCATCTCAG CCACTGATTCCACCTTATGGGGTGCCCTACACGGCAATCTACTCACATGAAGGTGTTCATGCACATCCTGCAGTTCCTCTT GTTGCAACTCCATTAAGCAAAAAAGCTCCTTCTAGATCATCAGTGGACATGGATCAAGGCGTTAGAAAGAAGTTTAAAAGATTGGATGGGCTGGCAGTACCTGTAGGCAATGTTAGCACTGAGGACGATGCCGGAGGCTCAGTCTATGAGGTGTCACAGAG TGTGAAACATGGTATTGATGGTTCTACTGATGGAAGTGATGGAAACACTGGA GCATTCCTACCCCAGAGGAATAGCGGTTCTGAGGGCATCCTTTCTACTG ACAATGATGGGAACTTCCATAGGTTTGCTGGTTCCTTATCTGAAGGAGAAGCATATGCAGCTTCCCACAAGGTTTCTGTGAACTCTGTGGCCCCTACAAATGTTGCAGGAAAATCTGTCAGACCCCTTAATAGAAATGAAGAAATTCATGCAGCTTGTGTTGCTTCTAGCACTAGTGCAGGGTCACCTTTTGAAGTCTGTCAACAG GATGAACGGCAGCTGAAGCGAGAGAGGAGGAAACAGGCTAATAGAGAATCTGCTAAGAAGTCCAGGTTGAGGAAGCAG GCTGAAAATGAGGAACTGAGAATGAGATACGAAACCCTGAATGAGGAGAATAAGGCACTGAAGTTTGAAATAAGCAAGCTAACAGAGCATTTGGACAAAGTGAGGCTAGAAAATACTGCATTACGG GAGAAGCTGAAAAATAAACAGCAGCTTGAACTGCAAGGAGAGATGGCTCCATATAAGATTGAGGCTGATTTGATCCTTCCTGACAGTCCTGAGGAGGTATATAAGCTGAATGACTCCAACTCTCTTAACCAAAATGTGCAGATGGAATGTGGGATCCAAGAGAACCCAAATTCTGAAACCAAGCTCCATCAGTTATTGAAATCAAACTCTAGGACAGATGCAATTGTGGCAGGCTGA
- the LOC100248350 gene encoding putative glucose-6-phosphate 1-epimerase isoform X1, protein MDVSAGGHRVAAEVVKASDGIDQVVLQNGRGASARVSLHGGQVLSWKTHWGEELLFTSSKAIFKPPVAVRGGIPICFPQFGSHGTLEQHGFASNKIWIIDDNPPLLPPNDSNGKAYVDLLLKPTENDLKFWPHSFEFRLRVSLNVDGHLTLISRIRNVDGKPFSFSIAFHTYFSISDISEVRIEGLETLHYLDNLLQKERFTDQGNTLTFESEVDQVYVNSPDIVAVFDHENKRTFFIKKQGLPDVVVWNPWDKKAKALVDFGDDEYKQMLCVDGAAIEKPITLRPGEEWTGRLEISVIPST, encoded by the exons ATGGATGTATCAGCTGGGGGTCACAGAGTAGCAGCTGAAGTTGTAAAGGCCAGCGATGGAATTGATCAAGTTGTGCTCCAAAACGGTCGAGGGGCTTCTGCTAGG GTTAGCTTGCATGGAGGCCAGGTTCTTTCATGGAAAACCCATTGGGGAGAAGAACTGTTATTCACAAGTAGTAAG GCGATCTTCAAGCCACCAGTAGCAGTGAGAGGAGGAATTCCTATTTGTTTTCCACAG tttGGAAGCCATGGAACGCTGGAGCAACATGGATTTGCTAGTAACAAGATTTGGATTATCGATGATAATCCTCCTCTGCTGCCTCCCAATGATTCCAATGGCAAAGCCTATGTTGACTTGCTGCTCAAACCAACCGAAAATGATCTGAAGTTTTGGCCACACAG TTTCGAGTTTCGTCTTAGGGTGTCTCTGAATGTGGATGGGCATCTAACCCTAATATCACGCATTAGGAACGTCGATGGCAAGCCTTTTAGTTTCTCCATTGCGTTTCATACATATTTCTCCATATCAGACATCAG CGAAGTGAGGATAGAGGGGTTGGAGACTCTCCACTATCTTGACAACTTACTCCAGAAAGAGCGTTTCACGGATCAAGGAAATACGTTAACATTTGAATCTGAG GTGGATCAAGTTTATGTTAATTCTCCAGATATAGTTGCAGTTTTTGATCATGAAAACAAGAGAACATTTTTCATAAAGAAGCAAGGACTTCCAGATGTGG TGGTGTGGAATCCATGGGACAAGAAAGCCAAGGCCTTGGTTGATTTTGGGGATGATGAGTACAAACAGATGCTGTGTGTTGATGGGGCAGCAATCGAGAAACCGATCACCTTGAGGCCAGGAGAGGAATGGACAGGCAGGCTAGAAATTTCTGTCATCCCCTCAACTTAA
- the LOC100248350 gene encoding putative glucose-6-phosphate 1-epimerase isoform X2, with product MDVSAGGHRVAAEVVKASDGIDQVVLQNGRGASARVSLHGGQVLSWKTHWGEELLFTSSKAIFKPPVAVRGGIPICFPQFGSHGTLEQHGFASNKIWIIDDNPPLLPPNDSNGKAYVDLLLKPTENDLKFWPHSEVRIEGLETLHYLDNLLQKERFTDQGNTLTFESEVDQVYVNSPDIVAVFDHENKRTFFIKKQGLPDVVVWNPWDKKAKALVDFGDDEYKQMLCVDGAAIEKPITLRPGEEWTGRLEISVIPST from the exons ATGGATGTATCAGCTGGGGGTCACAGAGTAGCAGCTGAAGTTGTAAAGGCCAGCGATGGAATTGATCAAGTTGTGCTCCAAAACGGTCGAGGGGCTTCTGCTAGG GTTAGCTTGCATGGAGGCCAGGTTCTTTCATGGAAAACCCATTGGGGAGAAGAACTGTTATTCACAAGTAGTAAG GCGATCTTCAAGCCACCAGTAGCAGTGAGAGGAGGAATTCCTATTTGTTTTCCACAG tttGGAAGCCATGGAACGCTGGAGCAACATGGATTTGCTAGTAACAAGATTTGGATTATCGATGATAATCCTCCTCTGCTGCCTCCCAATGATTCCAATGGCAAAGCCTATGTTGACTTGCTGCTCAAACCAACCGAAAATGATCTGAAGTTTTGGCCACACAG CGAAGTGAGGATAGAGGGGTTGGAGACTCTCCACTATCTTGACAACTTACTCCAGAAAGAGCGTTTCACGGATCAAGGAAATACGTTAACATTTGAATCTGAG GTGGATCAAGTTTATGTTAATTCTCCAGATATAGTTGCAGTTTTTGATCATGAAAACAAGAGAACATTTTTCATAAAGAAGCAAGGACTTCCAGATGTGG TGGTGTGGAATCCATGGGACAAGAAAGCCAAGGCCTTGGTTGATTTTGGGGATGATGAGTACAAACAGATGCTGTGTGTTGATGGGGCAGCAATCGAGAAACCGATCACCTTGAGGCCAGGAGAGGAATGGACAGGCAGGCTAGAAATTTCTGTCATCCCCTCAACTTAA
- the LOC100258609 gene encoding probable inactive receptor kinase At4g23740: protein MKTLYIFSGIFLLGLIFSLGNADPVDDKQALLEFVSHLPHLHPINWDKDSPVCNNWTGVTCSDDKSQVISVRLPGVGFQGAIPPNTLSRLSALQILSLRSNRISGFFPSDFVNLKNLTFLYLQYNDFVGSLPSDFSVWKNLTIINLSNNRFNGSIPNSISNLTSLQALNLATNSLSGEIPDLQLSSLQQLNLSHNNLSGSMPKSLLRFPPSVFSGNNITFETSPLPPALSPSFPPYPKPRNSRKIGEMALLGIIVAACALGLVAFAFLLIVCCSKRKGGDGFSGKLQKGGMSPEKGIPGSQDANNRLIFFDGCNFVFDLEDLLRASAEVLGKGTFGTTYKAILEDATTVVVKRLKEVSVGKREFEQQMEVVGNIRHENVVELRAYYHSKDEKLMVYDYYSLGSVSTILHGKRGGDRMPLDWDTRLRIALGAARGIARIHAENGGKFVHGNIKSSNIFLNARGYGCVSDLGLTTVMSPLAPPISRAAGYRAPEVTDTRKASQSSDVYSFGVVLLELLTGKSPIHATGGDEVIHLVRWVHSVVREEWTAEVFDVELMRYPNIEEEMVEMLQIAMGCVIRMPDQRPKMPDVVRLIENVRHTDTDNRSSFETRSEGSTPLPTTVGTYSSPSQ from the exons ATGAAAACTCTATACATTTTCTCTGGGATTTTCTTGCTGGGTTTGATATTCTCTCTAGGGAATGCAGATCCTGTTGATGATAAGCAAGCCTTACTTGAATTTGTGAGCCATCTTCCTCACCTGCACCCTATCAATTGGGATAAAGACTCTCCTGTGTGTAATAACTGGACTGGAGTGACTTGTAGTGATGATAAGTCCCAAGTTATAAGTGTTCGGTTGCCTGGAGTTGGATTTCAGGGTGCAATTCCACCCAACACTCTTAGTCGCCTCTCAGCACTGCAGATATTGAGTCTTAGATCCAATCGAATATCCGGGTTCTTCCCTTCTGATTTTGTCAACCtcaaaaatttaacttttttatatctTCAATATAATGACTTTGTTGGGTCATTGCCATCTGATTTCTCAGTTTGGAAGAATCTTACCATTATTAATTTATCCAACAACCGCTTCAATGGTAGTATTCCCAATTCAATATCCAATCTGACTAGCCTTCAGGCTTTGAATCTTGCTACCAATTCACTTTCTGGTGAAATTCCTGATCTTCAATTATCCAGTTTGCAGCAACTAAATTTATCCCACAATAATCTCAGTGGCAGCATGCCTAAATCACTTCTGAGGTTTCCGCCATCGGTTTTCAGCGGTAACAACATTACTTTTGAAACCTCTCCCCTTCCTCCTGCTCTTTCACCCTCCTTTCCCCCTTATCCAAAACCTAGGAATTCTAGAAAGATTGGGGAGATGGCATTACTGGGAATCATTGTTGCTGCTTGTGCTCTGGGGCTTGTGGCTTTTGCTTTCCTGCTGATAGTTTGTTGctcaaaaagaaaaggaggtGATGGGTTTTCAGGGAAGTTGCAAAAGGGTGGAATGTCACCAGAGAAAGGAATTCCAGGGAGTCAAGATGCGAATAATAGACTGATTTTCTTTGACGGCTGTAACTTTGTATTTGATTTAGAGGATTTATTGAGGGCTTCTGCTGAGGTATTGGGAAAGGGTACATTCGGCACAACTTATAAGGCAATTCTTGAGGATGCTACCACAGTTGTGGTCAAGAGGTTGAAGGAGGTTAGTGTTGGGAAGCGGGAGTTTGAGCAACAGATGGAGGTTGTTGGGAATATTAGGCATGAGAATGTGGTTGAACTAAGGGCATATTACCATTCCAAGGATGAGAAGTTAATGGTGTATGATTATTACAGTTTGGGGAGTGTTTCTACAATATTACATG GTAAAAGAGGAGGCGATAGGATGCCTTTAGATTGGGATACAAGATTGAGGATAGCCCTAGGTGCAGCAAGAGGAATTGCTCGTATCCATGCAGAGAATGGTGGGAAGTTTGTCCATGGCAACATAAAGTCCTCAAACATCTTCCTCAATGCTCGAGGATATGGGTGTGTCTCAGATCTTGGTCTAACAACAGTAATGAGCCCACTTGCTCCACCAATCTCCCGTGCTGCTGGTTACCGAGCCCCAGAAGTGACTGATACCCGGAAAGCTTCACAATCTTCTGATGTCTACAGTTTTGGAGTAGTGCTGCTGGAACTCCTCACTGGCAAGTCCCCTATCCATGCCACCGGCGGTGATGAGGTTATCCACTTGGTCAGGTGGGTTCATTCTGTAGTTCGAGAAGAGTGGACAGCAGAAGTCTTTGATGTAGAGCTGATGAGGTATCCAAACATAGAGGAAGAGATGGTTGAGATGTTACAAATAGCAATGGGGTGTGTGATTCGGATGCCAGACCAAAGACCTAAAATGCCAGATGTAGTGAGACTAATAGAAAATGTCCGGCATACTGATACTGACAATCGGTCATCTTTCGAAACCCGGTCTGAAGGCTCAACACCATTGCCAACCACGGTTGGAACATATTCCTCTCCCTCACAGTGA